The following are from one region of the Sandaracinus amylolyticus genome:
- a CDS encoding Flp family type IVb pilin has protein sequence MSRDIETSRTKERTVEQSTHLETTRARKRSLLRNTVGASFTEYILMIGLIVIAGIVAWSTFGAAIDGAITGQGNTMTDVANGGRREGGGG, from the coding sequence GTGAGTCGAGACATCGAGACATCGAGAACCAAGGAGAGAACAGTGGAACAGTCGACCCACCTCGAGACGACGCGCGCGCGCAAGCGCTCGCTGCTGCGCAACACCGTCGGCGCGAGCTTCACCGAGTACATCCTGATGATCGGCCTGATCGTCATCGCCGGCATCGTGGCGTGGTCGACGTTCGGTGCGGCGATCGACGGTGCGATCACCGGCCAGGGCAACACGATGACGGATGTGGCCAACGGCGGTCGCCGCGAGGGCGGCGGGGGCTGA
- a CDS encoding PfaD family polyunsaturated fatty acid/polyketide biosynthesis protein, producing MATDLQPIGLWSSQGASAPAYSASDIEAACHRVREPVHVVRDAKSGKLGVAFAGEPRAGKTVNGAPSELWMATLPALYPEWLGDRSFQEAHGVRFPYCTGAMANGIATTRLVIAMARARMLGFFGAAGLAKPRVEAAVDELVRELGGSPELAWGVNLIHSPQEPELEAAVADLLIQRGVRRVEASAFMALTPAIVRYAVVGLRERPDGTIERRHHVFAKISRPEVARPFLMPAPQAMLDALLSKGLITADEARLARRVPIAEDITVESDSGGHTDNRPLGAVFPIIMALRDEIAREQGYTRPIRVGAAGGLGTPSSVASAFALGASYVLTGSVNQAAIESGLSEAGRVMLAQAGLADVIMAPAADMFEMGVKVQVLRRGTMFGTRGLRLYEVYHSHDSLESLSPAARAKLEKEVLGTSVDEVWAATQSFWRERDPRELEKATANPKHKMALCFRWYLGLSSRWAITGEPSRRLDYQIWCGPAMGAFNDWVKGSFLEKPEARTAVQIARNLLEGAAVVTRAQQLRTYGVPVPAASFRFAPRPLE from the coding sequence ATGGCGACCGACCTCCAGCCGATCGGCCTCTGGTCCTCTCAGGGCGCGAGCGCGCCCGCGTATTCAGCGAGCGACATCGAGGCCGCGTGCCATCGCGTGCGCGAGCCCGTGCACGTCGTGCGCGACGCGAAGAGCGGAAAGCTCGGCGTCGCGTTCGCGGGCGAGCCGCGCGCGGGCAAGACGGTGAACGGCGCGCCGAGCGAGCTGTGGATGGCGACGCTCCCCGCGCTCTATCCGGAGTGGCTCGGCGATCGCTCGTTCCAAGAGGCGCACGGAGTCCGTTTTCCGTACTGCACCGGCGCGATGGCGAACGGCATCGCGACCACGCGCCTCGTCATCGCGATGGCGCGCGCGCGCATGCTCGGGTTCTTCGGCGCAGCGGGGCTCGCGAAGCCCCGCGTCGAGGCGGCGGTCGACGAGCTGGTGCGCGAGCTCGGCGGCTCGCCCGAGCTCGCGTGGGGCGTGAACCTCATCCACTCGCCGCAGGAGCCCGAGCTCGAGGCCGCGGTCGCCGACCTCCTGATCCAGCGCGGCGTGCGCCGGGTCGAGGCGTCGGCGTTCATGGCGCTCACGCCCGCGATCGTGCGCTACGCGGTCGTCGGCCTGCGCGAGCGGCCCGACGGGACGATCGAGCGACGGCACCACGTGTTCGCGAAGATCTCGCGCCCCGAGGTCGCGCGTCCGTTCCTGATGCCGGCACCGCAGGCGATGCTCGACGCGCTCCTCTCGAAGGGGCTCATCACCGCCGACGAAGCGCGCCTCGCGCGCCGGGTGCCGATCGCCGAGGACATCACGGTCGAGTCGGACAGCGGCGGCCACACCGACAATCGCCCGCTCGGCGCGGTGTTCCCGATCATCATGGCGCTGCGCGACGAGATCGCGCGCGAGCAGGGCTACACGCGCCCGATCCGCGTCGGCGCGGCGGGTGGCCTCGGCACGCCTTCGAGCGTCGCGTCGGCGTTCGCGCTCGGCGCGTCGTACGTGCTCACCGGCTCGGTGAACCAGGCGGCGATCGAGAGCGGCCTCAGCGAAGCGGGCCGCGTGATGCTCGCGCAGGCGGGGCTCGCGGACGTGATCATGGCGCCCGCCGCCGACATGTTCGAGATGGGCGTGAAGGTCCAGGTGCTGCGTCGCGGCACGATGTTCGGCACGCGCGGCCTGCGCCTCTACGAGGTCTACCACTCGCACGACTCGCTCGAGTCGCTCTCGCCCGCGGCGCGCGCGAAGCTCGAGAAGGAAGTGCTCGGCACGAGCGTCGACGAGGTGTGGGCCGCGACCCAGTCGTTCTGGCGCGAGCGTGATCCGCGCGAGCTCGAGAAGGCCACCGCGAATCCGAAGCACAAGATGGCGCTGTGCTTCCGCTGGTACCTCGGGCTCTCGAGCCGCTGGGCGATCACGGGCGAGCCCTCGCGGCGCCTCGACTACCAGATCTGGTGCGGCCCCGCGATGGGCGCGTTCAACGACTGGGTGAAGGGCTCGTTCCTCGAGAAGCCCGAGGCGCGCACCGCGGTGCAGATCGCGCGCAACCTGCTCGAGGGCGCGGCGGTCGTGACGCGCGCGCAGCAGCTGCGCACCTACGGCGTGCCGGTGCCGGCGGCATCGTTCCGCTTCGCGCCGCGCCCGCTCGAGTGA
- a CDS encoding nuclear transport factor 2 family protein has translation MEITLRVAELLQRLAHGVDQLDWDAVRPLFAERARIDYTSLDGGDPVELAREDLIGAWSAMLPGFDATEHMIAWPLVTRRGELWHVRSQVMAWHRIGGGAQPSIWEIGGRYDHLLRDREGRLEIVAMTLEVAWQRGDDLRPRAAERAKRGEGR, from the coding sequence ATGGAGATCACGCTGCGGGTCGCGGAGCTGCTGCAACGGCTCGCGCACGGTGTCGACCAGCTCGACTGGGACGCGGTGCGGCCGCTCTTCGCGGAGCGCGCGCGCATCGACTACACGTCGCTCGACGGCGGCGATCCGGTCGAGCTCGCGCGCGAGGATCTGATCGGCGCGTGGAGCGCGATGCTCCCGGGCTTCGACGCGACCGAGCACATGATCGCGTGGCCGCTCGTGACGCGACGGGGCGAGCTCTGGCACGTGCGCTCGCAGGTGATGGCGTGGCACCGCATCGGCGGCGGCGCGCAGCCGTCGATCTGGGAGATCGGCGGCCGCTACGATCACCTGCTGCGCGATCGCGAAGGACGCCTCGAGATCGTCGCGATGACGCTCGAGGTCGCGTGGCAGCGCGGAGACGACCTCCGCCCTCGCGCCGCCGAGCGCGCGAAGCGGGGCGAAGGTCGCTGA